Proteins from one Faecalibacterium sp. I3-3-33 genomic window:
- a CDS encoding helix-turn-helix domain-containing protein yields the protein MPMTNVRKNSAKLTREDLKIAPESPTMELSKNPATEPSKQASVTRHEPLVYRVDEIAQLLAISNRAAYNLCNTTKDFKVIRLGTSIRVSKQSFDDWFAAV from the coding sequence ATGCCTATGACGAATGTCCGCAAAAATTCCGCCAAACTGACCCGTGAGGACTTGAAAATCGCGCCCGAATCTCCTACAATGGAATTGTCCAAGAACCCTGCCACAGAACCTTCTAAACAGGCTTCAGTGACCCGTCACGAGCCGCTTGTTTACCGGGTGGACGAGATTGCCCAACTTTTGGCAATTTCCAACCGTGCTGCGTATAACCTGTGCAACACCACGAAGGACTTCAAGGTGATTCGCCTTGGTACCAGCATCCGGGTAAGCAAGCAGAGCTTCGATGATTGGTTCGCTGCGGTCTGA
- a CDS encoding GntR family transcriptional regulator: MAINDSAVVPLYQQVKDDIRAAIESGKYKTNEKIPPEPELSAEYSVSRITVRRAVEELCAEGYLVKMQGRGTFVSKPRIHRKFTSGRNAASFTETCKENGMVPGARLLNRQIVPVRKDEEAFFHVGPEALLIYIQRLRTADGQPVFLENLFLPYEPYKNLMSENLNDVSMFDTIERISGLRPATTSCQRIEAVRASAEQAQLLNLSLGEPLLYLNAYFHDQYDHPLCIGRQYYIGSRYMFEF, from the coding sequence ATGGCAATCAATGATAGTGCTGTCGTCCCGCTTTACCAGCAGGTAAAGGATGACATTCGTGCCGCGATCGAGAGCGGCAAATACAAAACCAATGAGAAGATCCCCCCGGAGCCGGAACTGAGTGCAGAATACTCTGTCAGCCGCATCACGGTGCGCCGTGCGGTGGAAGAGCTGTGCGCCGAAGGGTATCTGGTCAAAATGCAGGGGCGCGGCACCTTTGTCAGTAAGCCCCGCATCCATCGCAAGTTTACCAGCGGCAGAAATGCTGCCAGTTTTACGGAGACCTGCAAAGAAAACGGTATGGTGCCGGGTGCCCGGCTGCTGAACCGTCAGATCGTGCCGGTGCGTAAGGATGAGGAAGCCTTCTTCCATGTAGGCCCGGAAGCCTTGCTCATCTATATCCAGCGTCTGCGCACCGCCGATGGTCAGCCGGTTTTTCTGGAGAACCTGTTCCTGCCCTACGAGCCTTATAAGAACCTGATGAGCGAGAACCTCAATGATGTTTCCATGTTTGACACCATTGAGCGCATCTCCGGGCTGCGCCCTGCGACGACCTCCTGCCAGCGTATCGAGGCGGTACGGGCTTCGGCAGAACAGGCACAGCTGCTCAACCTTTCGCTGGGCGAGCCGCTGCTGTATCTGAACGCCTACTTCCATGACCAATATGACCACCCGCTGTGCATCGGGCGGCAGTATTACATTGGAAGCCGGTATATGTTTGAGTTTTAA
- a CDS encoding PTS system mannose/fructose/sorbose family transporter subunit IID produces the protein MSNATKTAKRSDFKKYFQFMWRSLNIQASWNYERQMNMGFLYGIAPTLDELYPNENDPEQLAHKKEAYEREMAFYNCTPQTSAFTLGLAASMEEQYAADRENFNPETINAVKTSLMGPLSGVGDSFFQGTVRLIAFGLGISLAQQGSVLGPILAMIISIVPSVLITWFAGKLGYTMGSKYLTKLNGGMMDKLMYVCGIVGLMVIGAMVASMVGLTTPITFASTGLVLQDVLNSILPNLLNLGIVMLMYTLIRKKVKTGWLLGICIVGGVAINALGLLV, from the coding sequence ATGAGCAACGCAACCAAGACTGCAAAGCGCAGCGACTTCAAGAAATACTTCCAGTTCATGTGGCGCTCCCTGAACATTCAGGCCTCCTGGAACTACGAACGTCAGATGAACATGGGCTTTTTGTACGGCATCGCTCCCACGCTGGACGAGCTGTACCCCAACGAGAACGACCCCGAGCAGCTGGCGCACAAAAAGGAAGCCTACGAGCGCGAGATGGCGTTCTACAACTGCACCCCGCAGACCAGTGCCTTTACGCTGGGTCTGGCTGCCTCCATGGAAGAGCAGTACGCCGCCGACCGTGAGAACTTCAACCCGGAGACCATCAACGCCGTCAAGACCTCGCTGATGGGCCCCCTGTCCGGTGTGGGCGACTCCTTCTTCCAGGGCACTGTCCGCCTGATCGCTTTTGGTCTGGGCATCTCTCTGGCACAGCAGGGCAGCGTTCTGGGCCCCATTCTGGCTATGATCATCTCCATCGTCCCCTCGGTGCTGATTACATGGTTTGCCGGTAAGCTGGGCTACACCATGGGCAGCAAGTACCTGACCAAGCTCAACGGCGGCATGATGGACAAGCTGATGTACGTCTGTGGCATCGTAGGCCTGATGGTCATTGGTGCCATGGTGGCAAGCATGGTGGGTCTGACCACCCCCATCACCTTCGCAAGCACCGGTCTGGTGCTGCAGGATGTGCTGAACAGCATTCTGCCGAACCTTCTGAACCTTGGCATCGTGATGCTGATGTACACCCTGATCCGCAAAAAGGTCAAGACCGGCTGGCTGCTGGGCATCTGCATCGTGGGCGGTGTTGCCATCAACGCCCTTGGTCTGTTGGTGTAA
- a CDS encoding CHC2 zinc finger domain-containing protein yields the protein MMCCPFHGDKHPSMKVDSRFHCFACQADGDVIDFVGRLFQLSPYKAVEKLKEDFGMALADGKVRLAPRSPPTVRQQLLDYYRCLQRWRVRYAPQSPTEELHPCFLEAIKNLDIVEYYLDCSVLPDPQTENELRKYWEGLHERLEKEERRLA from the coding sequence ATGATGTGCTGTCCCTTCCACGGGGATAAACACCCCAGCATGAAGGTGGACAGCCGTTTCCACTGTTTCGCCTGTCAGGCAGATGGCGATGTGATCGATTTTGTCGGCAGACTTTTTCAACTTTCTCCCTACAAGGCTGTGGAAAAGTTGAAGGAGGACTTTGGCATGGCACTTGCCGACGGCAAGGTGCGGCTTGCTCCCCGCAGTCCGCCCACCGTCCGACAGCAGCTGCTGGACTATTACCGCTGTCTGCAGCGTTGGCGAGTCCGATATGCACCACAGTCACCCACAGAAGAACTTCACCCCTGCTTCCTTGAAGCAATAAAGAACCTTGACATCGTTGAATATTATCTGGACTGTTCGGTGCTCCCGGACCCGCAGACCGAAAACGAGCTACGGAAGTATTGGGAGGGATTGCATGAGCGACTGGAAAAAGAGGAACGAAGATTGGCATGA
- a CDS encoding site-specific integrase translates to MASIMKRGNTYSVRYNYKDHNGKPCKGWETFKTKAEAQERKITVEKELLDGTFLVPDAMTVEEMLYKWIPIQSSKHKWSPKTYTQSVAMVQNLIVPYIGKRKVQDLRTYDIEQFYATLSQTPCGQYVHGEKQELTENQKKRLLSSTSIHEVHTLLKTAFSYAVDWDLIHKSPTPREAPKINTEERTIWDERTMLAALQTIENPALHLAVHMSMILSLREGEILGLQPGDLDFDAADGRGTISVNKALQRADKVALSKIDPTQIYHTFPDRREGSKSSLILKRTKTKKSNRILYMTKPLKEELLAWLEKMKQDEQSAPEKYSNCGQLFRLPDGLPIAPDVLTKWYRMWRAEHPEFEKIVFHGLRHSSATYQLLQSGGDFKSVQGNTGHATATVLMDTYAHTQDKPRLELTEKIEADFYTQDVAGAKPQEPPENKTPVATKITGKMILEAIRQMDAEERRELTRVLFA, encoded by the coding sequence ATGGCATCTATTATGAAACGTGGCAACACGTATTCTGTCCGATACAACTACAAAGACCACAATGGCAAGCCCTGCAAGGGCTGGGAGACCTTCAAGACCAAGGCCGAAGCGCAGGAGCGCAAGATCACGGTCGAAAAGGAACTGCTGGATGGTACATTCCTCGTGCCCGATGCAATGACGGTGGAGGAGATGCTGTACAAGTGGATTCCCATTCAGTCCAGCAAGCACAAGTGGTCGCCAAAGACCTACACCCAATCTGTGGCGATGGTGCAGAACCTCATCGTGCCGTATATCGGAAAGCGGAAGGTGCAAGACCTCCGCACCTATGACATCGAGCAGTTCTACGCCACGCTGAGCCAGACCCCATGCGGTCAGTACGTTCACGGCGAGAAGCAGGAGCTTACGGAAAACCAGAAGAAGCGGCTGCTGTCCAGCACGTCCATTCACGAAGTCCACACGCTCCTGAAAACTGCCTTTTCGTATGCCGTTGACTGGGATCTAATCCACAAATCGCCTACTCCCCGTGAAGCCCCCAAAATTAACACCGAAGAACGCACCATCTGGGATGAGCGCACCATGTTGGCGGCGCTGCAGACCATCGAAAACCCCGCCCTGCATCTGGCGGTGCACATGAGCATGATCCTCTCCTTGCGAGAGGGTGAGATCCTCGGCTTGCAGCCGGGAGACCTCGACTTTGATGCAGCAGACGGACGGGGAACCATCTCAGTGAACAAAGCCCTGCAGCGTGCCGACAAGGTCGCCTTGTCCAAGATTGATCCTACCCAGATCTACCACACCTTCCCGGACAGACGGGAGGGGAGCAAGTCCTCGCTGATCCTCAAGCGGACTAAGACCAAAAAGTCCAACCGCATCCTGTACATGACCAAGCCCTTGAAAGAGGAGCTTCTGGCATGGCTGGAAAAGATGAAGCAGGACGAGCAGAGCGCCCCGGAAAAGTACAGCAACTGCGGTCAGCTGTTCCGCTTACCAGACGGCTTACCCATTGCCCCGGACGTTCTGACCAAGTGGTATCGTATGTGGCGGGCAGAGCACCCGGAGTTTGAGAAGATCGTGTTCCACGGTCTGCGCCACTCCAGTGCCACCTACCAGCTGCTGCAATCTGGCGGTGACTTCAAGTCGGTGCAGGGCAACACTGGCCATGCAACCGCCACCGTCCTGATGGACACCTACGCTCACACGCAGGACAAACCCCGGTTGGAGTTGACCGAGAAGATCGAAGCCGACTTCTACACGCAGGATGTGGCCGGTGCAAAGCCGCAGGAACCCCCGGAAAACAAAACGCCGGTGGCAACAAAAATCACGGGTAAAATGATCCTTGAAGCCATCCGGCAGATGGACGCAGAGGAGCGCCGCGAGCTGACGCGGGTGCTCTTCGCGTAA
- a CDS encoding PTS sugar transporter subunit IIA, which produces MNRIILASHGGLSAGMKDTVQMILGELPNLYALATLRDETEPITVAARRLLDGFAAEDAVYIVTDVMGGSVNNEMLTLLPEYPAVHLICGMNASLVLTLASNDEALTQDELAECIADAKAQIIDCNLLLKNAAQDEEDDL; this is translated from the coding sequence ATGAACCGAATCATTCTTGCTTCGCACGGAGGGCTGTCTGCCGGAATGAAGGACACCGTGCAGATGATCCTTGGCGAGCTGCCGAACCTTTATGCCCTTGCTACCCTGCGGGATGAGACCGAGCCGATCACGGTGGCGGCACGCCGGCTGCTGGATGGCTTTGCGGCAGAGGATGCTGTGTACATCGTGACCGATGTGATGGGCGGCAGCGTGAACAACGAGATGCTGACCCTGTTGCCGGAGTATCCGGCGGTGCACCTGATCTGCGGCATGAACGCTTCTCTGGTGCTGACCCTTGCTTCCAACGACGAAGCCCTGACACAGGACGAACTGGCCGAGTGCATTGCAGATGCCAAGGCTCAGATCATTGATTGCAACCTGCTGCTGAAAAACGCAGCCCAAGATGAGGAGGATGACCTATGA
- a CDS encoding PTS sugar transporter subunit IIB, which translates to MIKLVRLDYRLLHGQVVFSWTGHVGAQRIIVVDDDAANDEMKKSALLLSKPAGVRVNIFTVDKAIAKMPKVEQLDEKIMMIFGNTAALLKFCQAYPKIKEINYGAVANKPGSVAFDQSVFLTPEEQADTQKLLDMGIKIYSQQTPTFKVVPIDHI; encoded by the coding sequence ATGATCAAATTAGTACGTCTGGACTACCGCCTGCTGCACGGTCAGGTGGTATTCTCGTGGACCGGCCATGTGGGCGCACAGCGCATCATCGTGGTGGACGATGACGCCGCCAACGACGAGATGAAAAAGTCCGCCCTGCTGCTGAGCAAGCCCGCCGGTGTCCGGGTGAACATCTTCACGGTGGACAAAGCCATCGCCAAGATGCCCAAGGTGGAGCAGCTGGACGAGAAGATCATGATGATCTTCGGCAACACCGCTGCCCTGCTCAAGTTCTGCCAGGCATATCCCAAGATCAAAGAGATCAACTACGGCGCTGTGGCAAACAAGCCCGGCTCCGTGGCCTTTGACCAGTCGGTATTCCTGACCCCGGAGGAGCAGGCCGACACCCAGAAGCTGCTGGATATGGGCATTAAGATCTACAGCCAGCAGACCCCCACCTTTAAGGTAGTACCCATCGATCACATCTGA
- a CDS encoding PTS mannose/fructose/sorbose/N-acetylgalactosamine transporter subunit IIC: MFVTALLLGLVGVFCILDSRILGRMNFERPLITCTIVGALLGDLQTGLTLGASIELMSLGIVNIGAAAPPDMNMAAIICAAFAILTDASAETALALAIPIAVLGQMLGVLMRTILSNLTHVADHAIAEGKFRKAWSMHIVWGTLLYSLMYFIPIFLSVYFGTDLVQKIVAFIPAWLTDGLNLGSKFLTAYGIALLLSTMLNRDLTVYFLLGFFFVGYLGLDVTAVAIFAAILAVILTGLKYGKGAPAAAAAGAAAANPDYDPLEDDDDL, translated from the coding sequence ATGTTTGTTACCGCACTGCTTCTGGGTCTGGTTGGCGTGTTCTGTATTCTGGACTCGCGCATTCTGGGCCGCATGAACTTCGAGCGTCCGCTCATCACCTGCACCATCGTCGGTGCGCTGCTGGGTGATCTGCAGACCGGTCTGACCCTTGGCGCATCCATCGAGCTGATGAGCCTTGGCATCGTGAACATCGGCGCAGCAGCACCCCCGGACATGAACATGGCTGCCATCATCTGCGCAGCTTTTGCCATCCTGACCGATGCTTCTGCCGAGACTGCACTGGCGCTGGCCATCCCCATCGCTGTTCTGGGCCAGATGCTGGGCGTGCTGATGCGCACCATCCTGTCCAACCTGACCCACGTTGCCGACCACGCCATTGCAGAAGGCAAGTTCCGCAAGGCATGGAGCATGCACATCGTCTGGGGCACACTGCTGTACAGCCTGATGTACTTCATCCCCATCTTCCTGTCCGTCTACTTCGGCACGGATCTGGTGCAGAAGATCGTGGCTTTCATCCCCGCATGGCTGACCGATGGCCTGAACCTCGGCAGTAAGTTCCTTACCGCTTACGGTATTGCCCTGCTGCTGTCCACCATGCTCAACCGTGATCTGACCGTTTACTTCCTGCTGGGCTTCTTCTTTGTAGGCTATCTGGGTCTGGATGTCACCGCTGTGGCGATCTTCGCCGCAATTCTGGCTGTGATCCTGACCGGTCTGAAGTATGGCAAGGGCGCACCTGCCGCAGCCGCTGCCGGTGCAGCTGCTGCCAACCCGGACTACGACCCGCTGGAAGATGACGATGATCTTTGA
- a CDS encoding DNA primase family protein, producing the protein MSDWKKRNEDWHDEDELEEEEECECPWVDSKGKVRETAYCQYLLEKHPMMCLKQKLFDQNGEVDEDALLYEVHSDLRDFVLDNLAKKEKQVLDALRIETYTPEWKPQLDRIHLQNGTYFLDERGFVPEKELCLNRLPVEYQPDAPAPTKWLEFLDGLLIPEDILTLQEYLGYLLIPSTKAQKMLVMTGKGGEGKSRIGLLLKKLFGEASHSESILRIETNRFASANLEYKLVMVDDDLNMVALPETRNIKSIVTAEDRLCIERKNKQAVQGLLYVRFICFGNGNLVAAHDDSDGFWRRQILITVKDRDPARVDNPFLIEELSEERPGILLWMLEGLHRLLANRYQFTISERSIQNLEAAMADSDNLTQFMQATAYVRFRPNSEERSTYLYRAYTKWCEDNLESPVPQKKFSQFLLKNAGKYGLTFSKHIEGKYRGFRGVCVHPAFAAA; encoded by the coding sequence ATGAGCGACTGGAAAAAGAGGAACGAAGATTGGCATGATGAGGACGAACTGGAAGAAGAGGAAGAATGCGAATGCCCTTGGGTAGACAGCAAGGGCAAAGTGCGTGAAACCGCTTACTGCCAGTACCTTTTAGAGAAACACCCCATGATGTGCCTGAAACAGAAGCTGTTCGACCAGAACGGCGAGGTAGACGAGGACGCACTGCTCTATGAAGTCCACAGTGACCTCCGTGACTTTGTGCTCGACAACCTTGCCAAGAAGGAGAAGCAGGTTCTGGACGCACTCCGTATCGAAACCTATACCCCTGAATGGAAACCCCAGCTTGACCGCATCCATCTCCAGAACGGAACCTACTTTCTGGACGAGCGGGGATTTGTGCCGGAAAAGGAACTCTGCCTGAACCGACTCCCCGTGGAATACCAGCCCGATGCCCCCGCACCGACCAAGTGGCTGGAATTTCTGGACGGTCTGCTCATCCCGGAGGATATTCTGACCTTGCAGGAATACCTTGGCTATCTTCTGATCCCGTCTACCAAGGCGCAGAAGATGCTGGTCATGACCGGCAAGGGCGGCGAGGGAAAATCCCGCATCGGCTTGCTGCTGAAGAAGCTGTTCGGGGAAGCCTCTCACTCCGAATCCATCCTCCGCATCGAAACGAACCGCTTTGCCAGTGCAAATCTGGAGTACAAGCTGGTCATGGTCGATGACGATCTGAACATGGTGGCGCTGCCCGAAACACGGAACATCAAGTCCATCGTTACCGCTGAAGACCGTTTGTGCATCGAGCGGAAAAACAAGCAGGCTGTCCAAGGCCTGCTGTACGTTCGTTTCATCTGCTTCGGCAATGGCAACCTTGTGGCCGCTCACGATGACAGCGACGGCTTCTGGCGCAGACAGATCCTCATCACGGTGAAAGACCGTGACCCTGCCCGGGTGGATAACCCGTTCCTTATCGAAGAGCTGTCCGAGGAGCGTCCCGGCATCCTGCTGTGGATGTTGGAGGGTCTGCATCGTCTGCTGGCGAACCGCTATCAGTTCACCATCAGCGAGCGCTCCATCCAGAACCTTGAAGCAGCCATGGCGGACAGCGACAACCTGACCCAGTTCATGCAGGCAACGGCGTATGTCCGCTTCCGCCCTAACAGTGAAGAGCGTTCCACATATCTCTATCGTGCCTACACCAAGTGGTGCGAGGATAATCTGGAATCGCCTGTTCCGCAAAAGAAGTTCAGCCAGTTCCTACTGAAAAATGCAGGGAAGTATGGCCTGACCTTTTCCAAGCACATCGAGGGAAAGTACCGCGGCTTCCGGGGCGTATGCGTCCACCCCGCCTTTGCTGCGGCATAA
- a CDS encoding relaxase/mobilization nuclease domain-containing protein: MATIKHLTSKNSNYAAAESYLTFQHNEYTGLPILDEKGRPKLRDSYLLDTLECGESSFAMACLIANRKYGKNGRREDVKTHHYIISFDPKDAVENGLTMERAQALGLQFCKDNFPGHPAIVCTHPDGHNSAGNIHVHIVIGSLRVRTVERQPFMDKPCDWEAGKKHRCTSAMLRHLRVAVMEMCEQADLNQINLLEAQGDHVSEREYWAQRRGQRRLDHANAKLAAEGQQPTQTVYQTELDKLRKQIYAVLNKTTTFEEFSALLMQEHGIAVKESRGRLSYCPPGRTKFITAKKLSKKLEKELVLTALSQNIQLATAIQPASEKKPDKIRKLVDIQANVAAGKGIGYERWAKKFNLKRWSQTLCLLQEKKLLSEDALNQRIAELKTQHDDALAVVKDMDARMVSLKELRGHLVVYRQYKPLAQKLQTVRNPAKFKEQHRAELAVYEAACAYFKAIGLRTLPDLKKLDAEYASLSSEKNGFYPRYKKAQIELRELRTAQQNVEAFFRKEELSHAVPQQEVK; encoded by the coding sequence ATGGCAACCATCAAGCATTTGACCTCGAAAAACTCTAACTATGCCGCCGCCGAAAGCTATCTCACCTTTCAGCACAACGAGTACACCGGTCTGCCCATTCTGGACGAGAAAGGCAGACCCAAGCTGCGGGATTCGTACCTGCTCGACACCCTTGAGTGCGGCGAATCTTCGTTCGCTATGGCCTGCCTGATTGCCAATCGCAAGTACGGCAAGAACGGCAGGCGGGAGGACGTGAAGACCCACCATTATATCATCAGTTTCGACCCGAAGGACGCAGTAGAGAACGGCCTGACCATGGAACGGGCGCAAGCCCTTGGCTTGCAGTTCTGCAAGGACAACTTCCCCGGTCATCCCGCCATCGTCTGCACCCACCCGGACGGTCACAACAGTGCCGGGAATATCCACGTCCACATCGTCATCGGCAGCTTGCGTGTCCGCACCGTGGAACGGCAGCCCTTCATGGACAAGCCGTGCGACTGGGAAGCGGGCAAGAAGCACCGCTGCACCTCTGCCATGCTCCGGCACCTTCGTGTCGCGGTCATGGAGATGTGCGAGCAAGCCGACCTGAACCAGATCAATTTGCTGGAAGCCCAAGGCGACCATGTTTCCGAGCGGGAGTATTGGGCGCAGCGGCGCGGACAACGCCGTCTCGACCATGCCAACGCCAAACTTGCCGCCGAAGGGCAGCAGCCCACCCAGACCGTCTACCAGACCGAACTGGACAAACTGCGAAAGCAGATCTACGCTGTGCTGAACAAGACCACCACCTTCGAGGAATTTTCTGCATTGCTCATGCAGGAACACGGCATCGCCGTGAAGGAGAGCCGAGGCCGGTTGAGCTACTGCCCACCCGGCCGGACAAAGTTCATCACCGCCAAGAAACTGAGCAAGAAGCTGGAAAAAGAGCTGGTGCTGACCGCCCTCTCCCAGAACATCCAGCTTGCAACCGCCATCCAGCCCGCCAGCGAGAAGAAGCCGGATAAGATCAGGAAACTGGTTGACATTCAGGCGAACGTTGCTGCGGGCAAGGGCATCGGCTATGAGCGTTGGGCGAAAAAGTTCAACCTCAAACGCTGGTCGCAGACCTTGTGTCTCCTGCAGGAGAAAAAGCTGCTCAGTGAAGATGCCCTGAACCAACGCATTGCCGAACTGAAAACCCAGCACGACGATGCACTGGCGGTGGTCAAAGACATGGATGCCCGCATGGTCTCCCTCAAGGAGCTGCGCGGGCATCTTGTGGTCTATCGGCAGTACAAGCCTCTTGCACAGAAGCTCCAGACTGTGCGGAACCCCGCCAAGTTCAAGGAGCAGCATCGTGCAGAGCTTGCCGTGTACGAGGCCGCTTGTGCCTATTTCAAGGCCATCGGGCTCAGGACGCTGCCGGACCTCAAAAAGCTGGATGCTGAATACGCATCCCTGTCCTCGGAGAAAAACGGGTTCTACCCCCGCTACAAGAAGGCGCAGATCGAACTGCGTGAACTCCGCACCGCACAACAGAACGTGGAAGCCTTCTTCCGCAAGGAAGAGCTCAGCCACGCCGTACCGCAGCAGGAGGTCAAATGA
- a CDS encoding plasmid mobilization protein, producing MTEMKSPNAHARENRNDTPRKRKTHIIKVRVTAEEKLRIAYACKELHLTQSELVRRVLYGVNVKHTVVVAQGGEDALAALAALSAQCSKVGSNLNQLARHFNSGGKDTEQLRAQILEELSALTNFRLKAEETVGELYGNHQAFDLEKL from the coding sequence ATGACTGAAATGAAAAGTCCGAACGCACACGCACGAGAGAACCGCAATGACACGCCGCGAAAACGAAAGACACACATCATCAAAGTCCGAGTGACCGCAGAAGAAAAACTGCGGATCGCATACGCCTGCAAAGAACTCCACCTCACCCAATCCGAACTCGTCCGCCGCGTTCTGTACGGCGTGAACGTCAAGCACACCGTTGTGGTGGCGCAGGGCGGCGAGGATGCACTGGCGGCGCTTGCCGCCTTGTCTGCTCAGTGCAGCAAGGTGGGAAGCAACCTCAACCAGCTTGCACGGCACTTCAACTCCGGCGGCAAAGACACCGAGCAGCTCCGGGCGCAGATTCTGGAGGAACTGTCCGCACTCACGAACTTTCGGCTGAAAGCCGAAGAAACGGTTGGTGAACTGTATGGCAACCATCAAGCATTTGACCTCGAAAAACTCTAA
- a CDS encoding ABC transporter ATP-binding protein, translated as MIEKIQHATASSPEGAKGLVKGVLACAFQNMAFMLPTCLLYFLVKDLLNGTTSGKAVFYLLGCIVCFGLILLTTWFQYNGTYFTTYKESGIRRLALAERLRKLPLSFFGKRDLADLTSTIMSDCEVLEKTCSHFIPGLFGSLISTVIIALSLFAFDWRMALAALWVIPVSAAIVVGSYRVQDKVQARTMAAKMACADGIQEYIETLRDLKASNAEQRYLSGLSDKIRAVEKQSIVAELTTALFVSSAGMVLKLGIASVALTGSVLLVQGSIDVLTLFLFLMAASRMYDPMQGALQNLAAVIAMRTNVGRMNEILEYPVQTGSETMTNQGCDIVFDHVGFAYNSGETVLKDVSFTAKQGEVTALIGPSGGGKTTVSRLAARFWDNQKGCITVGGMDISKIDPEKLMSLYSIVFQDVTLFDNTILENIRLGRKGATDEEVLAAAKLANCDEFVEKLPDKWNSNIGENGCALSGGERQRISIARAFLKDAPIILLDEATASLDVENETAIQEALSRLIKNKTVLIIAHRMRTVAGADKVVVMKDGIVAEQGRPDELYARKGLYTHMVDLQSASQNWTI; from the coding sequence ATGATCGAAAAAATTCAACACGCCACAGCCAGTTCCCCGGAGGGCGCAAAGGGGCTTGTAAAGGGCGTTCTGGCCTGTGCGTTCCAGAACATGGCGTTCATGCTGCCCACCTGTCTGCTGTATTTTTTGGTAAAAGACCTGCTGAATGGCACAACTTCCGGCAAAGCCGTTTTTTATCTGCTGGGCTGTATCGTCTGCTTCGGGCTGATTCTCCTGACAACATGGTTCCAGTACAACGGAACCTATTTTACGACCTATAAAGAAAGCGGAATCCGCCGTCTGGCTCTCGCAGAACGTCTGCGTAAGCTGCCACTGTCTTTCTTTGGCAAACGAGATCTGGCCGATCTGACCAGTACCATCATGTCGGACTGTGAGGTTTTGGAAAAGACCTGCTCTCACTTTATTCCCGGCCTGTTCGGTTCCTTGATCTCCACTGTGATCATTGCGCTGAGCCTGTTTGCGTTCGACTGGCGGATGGCACTGGCGGCTCTGTGGGTCATTCCGGTATCCGCTGCTATCGTGGTGGGCAGCTATCGGGTGCAGGACAAGGTGCAGGCCAGGACCATGGCGGCGAAAATGGCCTGTGCGGACGGCATTCAGGAGTATATCGAGACCCTCCGCGACCTGAAAGCCAGCAATGCGGAGCAGCGGTATCTGTCCGGCCTTTCCGACAAAATTCGGGCAGTGGAAAAGCAGTCCATCGTGGCAGAACTGACAACAGCGCTGTTCGTGTCCTCCGCCGGTATGGTGCTCAAGCTGGGCATTGCGTCGGTGGCGCTCACCGGCTCAGTGCTGCTGGTGCAGGGCAGCATCGACGTACTGACCCTGTTTCTGTTCCTGATGGCGGCATCCCGGATGTACGACCCCATGCAGGGGGCTTTGCAGAATCTGGCAGCGGTTATCGCCATGCGTACCAATGTGGGGCGGATGAATGAGATTCTGGAATACCCAGTCCAGACCGGCAGCGAAACGATGACCAATCAGGGCTGCGACATCGTGTTTGATCATGTGGGTTTTGCCTACAACTCCGGTGAGACAGTGCTGAAAGACGTTTCCTTTACGGCAAAGCAAGGCGAGGTCACTGCACTGATCGGACCCTCTGGCGGCGGTAAAACTACCGTTTCCCGTCTGGCCGCTCGATTCTGGGACAATCAGAAGGGCTGTATTACCGTGGGCGGCATGGATATTTCCAAAATTGACCCGGAAAAGCTCATGAGCCTGTATTCCATCGTTTTTCAGGATGTGACGCTGTTTGACAACACGATTCTCGAAAACATCCGTCTGGGCCGCAAAGGTGCAACGGACGAAGAGGTTCTGGCGGCGGCAAAACTGGCAAACTGTGATGAATTTGTCGAAAAGCTGCCGGACAAGTGGAACAGCAACATCGGTGAGAACGGCTGTGCTCTTTCCGGCGGCGAGCGTCAGCGCATTTCCATCGCCCGCGCCTTCCTGAAGGATGCGCCCATCATCCTGCTGGATGAGGCCACCGCCAGCTTGGATGTGGAAAATGAAACTGCCATTCAGGAGGCTCTATCCCGGCTCATAAAAAACAAAACTGTCCTCATCATTGCCCACCGGATGCGCACCGTAGCCGGTGCAGACAAGGTTGTTGTGATGAAGGATGGCATCGTAGCGGAGCAAGGCAGACCGGATGAGCTGTACGCTCGGAAGGGACTGTACACCCACATGGTGGATCTGCAATCGGCAAGCCAGAATTGGACGATCTGA